In one window of Limnohabitans sp. MORI2 DNA:
- a CDS encoding EH signature domain-containing protein yields MQEFFAPLPQDFDQLAHAVRTKRGGGFGKDPDLRTVGERTYSAFERVAFSPNSTAPRQRDWRHIPYALWLDGERGLHTHTPLTDRYFDKAVPEALNARRPLKWGRGLLHTYLQGFNPESPVFLKLAHTARAFFLDPRVLASLSETEANGLERLITTLDVLDPLNGPVHVANDILGMPADKTLQQWQERHALTQGFWLNNFCKQAFLEALQAPEEIRSTIGYVMRMCEWAMHDMGKPTQRLRYPLCRDEFAYSLLSPWFKRNPPQDIKNALLSELLRTLGDPRHNHAGWLGVRREAIETASRWLTSRTMDAFFEILRHTEDEIGPYRRRFWEAYFHAGHILEAWIALGEQAVTELQKIDPTGELSYAKILGKIAPNQCVLMLRMGNILFCDWSHQGRLRAIAYNAKQAPKLYQNEYELFQLRFPTTLDFNDGQLDDPGLLHYESELGGWQDTARRFIDQHLGIHLSLADLMPTDAQN; encoded by the coding sequence ATGCAAGAGTTCTTCGCCCCCCTGCCGCAAGACTTTGACCAGCTGGCCCATGCTGTGCGCACCAAGCGCGGCGGCGGCTTTGGCAAAGACCCAGACTTGCGCACCGTGGGCGAGCGCACCTACAGCGCGTTTGAGCGCGTGGCGTTTTCACCCAACAGCACCGCACCGCGCCAGCGCGATTGGCGACACATTCCCTACGCGCTGTGGCTTGATGGTGAGCGTGGCCTACACACCCACACACCGCTGACTGATCGCTACTTTGACAAAGCCGTGCCCGAGGCGCTGAATGCGCGCCGCCCACTCAAATGGGGCCGTGGTTTGCTGCACACGTATTTGCAAGGCTTCAACCCAGAGAGCCCTGTGTTCTTAAAGTTGGCCCACACAGCTCGCGCATTCTTTTTAGACCCACGCGTGCTGGCCTCGTTGTCCGAGACCGAAGCCAATGGTTTGGAGCGGCTCATCACCACCCTTGATGTGTTGGACCCGCTCAATGGACCCGTGCATGTGGCCAATGACATTTTGGGTATGCCAGCCGACAAAACTTTGCAGCAATGGCAAGAGCGCCATGCGCTCACCCAAGGCTTTTGGCTGAACAACTTTTGCAAGCAAGCGTTTTTAGAAGCCTTGCAAGCGCCCGAAGAAATTCGCAGCACCATCGGCTATGTCATGCGCATGTGCGAATGGGCCATGCACGACATGGGCAAGCCCACGCAACGCCTGCGCTACCCGCTGTGCCGCGACGAGTTTGCCTACAGCCTGCTCTCGCCTTGGTTTAAGCGCAACCCACCGCAAGACATCAAGAACGCGCTGTTATCAGAGCTGCTGCGCACCTTGGGCGACCCGCGCCACAACCACGCAGGCTGGCTGGGCGTGCGCCGCGAAGCCATCGAGACGGCCAGCCGCTGGCTGACCAGCCGCACGATGGACGCGTTTTTTGAAATCTTGCGTCACACCGAAGACGAGATTGGCCCTTACCGTCGCCGTTTTTGGGAAGCCTATTTCCACGCGGGCCACATCTTGGAAGCTTGGATTGCCTTGGGCGAGCAAGCTGTCACAGAACTGCAAAAAATTGACCCGACAGGCGAGCTGAGCTATGCCAAGATCTTGGGCAAGATCGCGCCCAACCAATGTGTGCTGATGCTGCGCATGGGCAATATCTTGTTTTGCGACTGGAGCCACCAAGGCCGCTTGCGCGCGATTGCATACAACGCCAAGCAAGCGCCAAAGCTCTACCAAAACGAGTACGAGCTGTTCCAGTTGCGTTTTCCCACCACGCTGGACTTCAACGATGGCCAACTGGATGACCCCGGCCTGTTGCACTACGAATCCGAACTGGGCGGCTGGCAGGACACAGCTCGCCGCTTCATTGATCAGCACCTAGGGATTCACCTGAGTTTGGCTGACTTGATGCCAACTGACGCTCAAAATTAA
- the acs gene encoding acetate--CoA ligase, with product MSDITIHQPSAEFVKQANVSGMAAYEALCKKAETDYEGFWAEQARELLSWKTPFTKVLDESNAPFFKWFEDGTLNASYNCLDRNIEKGLGDKTAIIFEADGGEVTKATYSQLLAKTCQYANALKSVGVKKGDRVMIYISMSIEGVAAMQACARIGATHSVVFGGFSAQSLRDRIEDTGAVAIITADQQVRGGKHLPLKSIVDEAIAMGGCDSVKNVLVVKRTGGDIAMAAGRDQWLGELADKQATTCEPEWVGAEHPLFLLYTSGSTGKPKGVQHSTGGYLLHAALTTKWTFDLKDNDVFWCTADIGWVTGHTYITYGPLALGGTEIVFEGVPTYPDAGRFWKMIQDHKVSIFYTAPTAIRSLIKAAEANDAVHPKSFNLSSLRLLGSVGEPINPAAWEWYYKHVGGSRCPIVDTFWQTETGGHMITPLPGVTPMVPGSCTLPFPGIQAAIVSETGEDMPNGQGGILVVKKPWPSMIRTIWGDPERFKKSYYPDDFKGKYYLAGDGAIRDEKTGYFTITGRIDDVLNVSGHRMGTMEIESALVSCTELVAEAAVVGRPDDTTGEAICAFVVLKRPRPTGEEAKQIAKILRDHVGKEIGPIAKPKDIRFGDNLPKTRSGKIMRRLLRSLAKNEAITQDTSTLENPAILDQLTDNH from the coding sequence ATGAGCGACATCACCATTCACCAGCCATCAGCTGAATTCGTAAAACAAGCCAACGTGTCCGGCATGGCCGCCTACGAAGCCTTGTGCAAAAAAGCAGAAACAGATTACGAAGGCTTTTGGGCTGAGCAAGCACGCGAACTGCTGAGCTGGAAGACCCCATTCACCAAAGTGCTCGACGAGAGCAACGCACCTTTCTTCAAGTGGTTCGAAGACGGCACATTGAACGCCTCTTACAACTGCTTGGACCGCAACATTGAAAAAGGCCTGGGCGACAAGACCGCCATCATCTTCGAAGCCGACGGCGGCGAAGTGACCAAAGCCACTTACAGCCAATTGCTGGCCAAGACTTGCCAATACGCCAACGCGCTCAAATCTGTCGGCGTGAAAAAAGGCGATCGCGTGATGATCTACATCTCGATGTCGATCGAAGGCGTAGCCGCGATGCAAGCCTGTGCCCGTATCGGCGCAACCCACTCGGTGGTGTTCGGCGGCTTCTCTGCCCAATCTTTGCGTGACCGCATTGAGGACACAGGTGCCGTGGCCATCATCACCGCTGACCAACAAGTGCGCGGCGGCAAGCACCTGCCCCTGAAGTCCATCGTGGACGAAGCCATCGCCATGGGCGGTTGCGACTCTGTGAAAAACGTGTTGGTGGTCAAGCGCACAGGTGGCGACATTGCCATGGCCGCTGGCCGCGACCAATGGTTGGGCGAGTTGGCAGACAAGCAAGCCACCACCTGCGAACCAGAATGGGTGGGCGCTGAGCACCCCTTGTTCTTGCTCTACACATCAGGCTCTACCGGCAAGCCAAAAGGCGTGCAACACAGCACCGGCGGCTATTTGCTGCACGCAGCCTTGACCACCAAGTGGACGTTTGACTTGAAAGACAACGACGTGTTCTGGTGTACCGCCGACATCGGCTGGGTCACAGGCCACACGTACATCACCTACGGCCCCTTGGCTTTGGGCGGCACTGAAATCGTGTTCGAAGGCGTGCCAACCTACCCAGACGCTGGCCGCTTCTGGAAGATGATCCAAGACCACAAAGTCTCCATCTTCTACACAGCACCAACAGCCATCCGTTCACTCATCAAAGCTGCTGAAGCCAACGATGCTGTGCACCCCAAGAGCTTCAATCTCTCCAGCTTGCGCTTGCTGGGTTCGGTGGGCGAGCCCATCAACCCTGCCGCATGGGAGTGGTACTACAAGCATGTGGGCGGCAGCCGTTGCCCCATCGTGGACACCTTCTGGCAAACAGAAACTGGCGGCCACATGATCACCCCACTGCCTGGCGTGACACCGATGGTTCCCGGCTCTTGCACATTGCCCTTCCCTGGCATTCAAGCTGCCATCGTCAGCGAAACTGGCGAAGACATGCCCAATGGCCAAGGTGGTATCTTGGTCGTGAAAAAGCCATGGCCTTCCATGATTCGCACCATCTGGGGTGACCCAGAGCGCTTCAAGAAGAGCTACTACCCAGACGACTTCAAAGGCAAGTACTACTTGGCTGGCGACGGCGCGATCCGTGACGAGAAAACCGGTTACTTCACCATCACCGGCCGTATCGACGACGTGTTGAACGTGTCGGGCCACCGCATGGGCACGATGGAAATCGAATCTGCTTTGGTGAGCTGCACCGAGTTGGTGGCCGAAGCTGCGGTGGTGGGTCGTCCAGACGACACCACCGGTGAAGCCATCTGCGCGTTCGTGGTGTTGAAGCGTCCACGCCCCACAGGCGAGGAAGCCAAGCAAATCGCCAAGATCTTGCGCGACCACGTGGGCAAAGAAATTGGCCCCATCGCCAAGCCCAAGGACATCCGCTTCGGCGACAACTTGCCCAAGACCCGCTCTGGCAAGATCATGCGTCGCTTGTTGCGTAGCTTGGCCAAGAACGAGGCGATCACACAAGACACCTCGACACTGGAAAACCCAGCGATCTTGGATCAGCTGACAGACAACCACTGA
- a CDS encoding flagellar protein FlaG yields MPTISSHLAPAQAVPAIKQAPAKVSVGNAQQASAEPAVKKVDPVQQMQADKEVRVQRLNQSLDRSQLNYSFDKRSSTLSVKVVNKQSGEFIREINFHGFQAMAFSTHGYKGRYVDNAA; encoded by the coding sequence GTGCCCACGATTTCGTCACACCTTGCGCCCGCTCAAGCTGTGCCTGCCATCAAGCAAGCACCGGCGAAGGTGAGCGTGGGTAACGCACAGCAGGCCTCGGCAGAGCCTGCGGTCAAAAAAGTAGATCCTGTGCAACAAATGCAAGCCGACAAGGAAGTGCGTGTACAGCGACTCAACCAATCACTGGACCGCAGTCAACTGAACTACTCATTTGACAAGCGATCCAGCACACTCTCCGTGAAAGTGGTGAACAAGCAGTCGGGTGAGTTCATCCGTGAAATTAACTTCCACGGTTTTCAAGCCATGGCGTTCAGCACACACGGCTACAAAGGTCGCTACGTCGACAACGCGGCTTGA
- a CDS encoding ParA family protein, whose product MKVVVVANPKGGAGKSTLATNIAGYFASRGHHVMLGDADTQQSSRFWLQQRPSRLPPIVTWEIEAGKVPTAKPPKGTTHVVIDTPAGLGGSALKELVQRADNVIVPLMPSVFDMQATHAFLMELTQLTRKLPARVGVVSNRVDARTLASGRLKEFAQALDVPVLGYLRDTQYYVHMAAHGLSMFDITPTQIEKDLEQWEPICHWLDQR is encoded by the coding sequence ATGAAAGTTGTTGTTGTCGCGAACCCCAAAGGCGGTGCTGGCAAATCTACTTTGGCGACCAATATTGCCGGGTACTTTGCGTCCCGCGGTCACCATGTGATGTTGGGCGATGCAGACACCCAGCAGTCCTCCAGGTTTTGGTTGCAGCAGCGGCCTAGCCGTTTGCCACCCATCGTGACGTGGGAAATCGAAGCTGGCAAAGTACCCACAGCTAAGCCGCCCAAAGGCACAACCCATGTGGTGATTGACACGCCTGCTGGCTTGGGTGGTTCAGCCCTCAAGGAGTTGGTGCAACGGGCTGACAACGTGATCGTACCCTTGATGCCCAGCGTGTTTGACATGCAGGCGACCCATGCGTTCTTGATGGAACTGACCCAACTCACACGCAAATTACCCGCCCGAGTTGGGGTGGTTAGCAACCGTGTCGATGCGCGAACGTTGGCCAGTGGTCGTTTGAAAGAGTTTGCCCAAGCCTTGGATGTGCCAGTGTTAGGGTACTTGCGCGACACCCAGTACTACGTTCACATGGCGGCTCACGGTTTGTCCATGTTTGACATCACACCCACACAAATTGAAAAAGATTTGGAGCAGTGGGAGCCTATCTGTCACTGGCTCGATCAGCGCTGA
- a CDS encoding polymer-forming cytoskeletal protein, whose amino-acid sequence MSEGTKDKSIFIGTGVVFKGSITAPNQAIISGTVEGDLVAKDVLIGASGIVTGTTEADFIDVKGELNESITSKNVLIVRNTGKVTGDVTYGEIEIERGGKIKGAMKQV is encoded by the coding sequence ATGAGCGAAGGCACCAAAGACAAAAGCATTTTCATTGGCACCGGTGTGGTGTTCAAAGGCTCTATCACTGCGCCCAACCAAGCCATTATTTCAGGTACGGTGGAAGGTGATTTGGTCGCCAAAGATGTGTTGATTGGCGCATCGGGCATCGTGACCGGCACCACCGAAGCTGACTTCATCGACGTCAAAGGTGAGTTGAACGAGTCCATCACCAGCAAAAATGTGTTGATTGTGCGCAACACTGGCAAAGTCACAGGCGATGTGACTTATGGCGAAATTGAAATCGAACGTGGCGGCAAGATCAAAGGCGCCATGAAGCAGGTCTAA
- a CDS encoding energy transducer TonB: protein MSHSSFTHSASAASNLASSPYAARQRSPRKHLTGIGLVVLLHAVLLWAISSGLARQVVRMTENTVEAVLMSEAPPPAPPPKAPPPKTPAPPPPAPTTNAPAITQPVAPPAAAPAAPAIRTGAIIQAGASCAKPDYPSASRRMEEEGTVTLKFLIGIDGKVLQAEIEKSSGFTRLDEAARNALSKCQFRPGTVDGKPEQSWASIKYTWRLE from the coding sequence TTGTCTCACTCGTCTTTCACCCACAGCGCGTCTGCAGCGTCAAATTTGGCGTCTTCGCCCTATGCGGCGCGCCAACGCTCCCCTCGCAAACACTTAACCGGCATTGGACTGGTTGTGTTGCTGCACGCTGTGTTGCTGTGGGCGATTTCGTCTGGATTGGCTCGTCAAGTCGTACGCATGACCGAGAACACGGTGGAAGCGGTGTTGATGTCGGAAGCGCCACCGCCTGCCCCACCACCTAAAGCGCCGCCCCCCAAAACACCTGCACCGCCCCCTCCTGCACCTACCACCAACGCGCCAGCCATTACGCAGCCCGTCGCACCACCAGCTGCTGCACCTGCTGCGCCAGCCATCCGCACTGGGGCGATCATCCAAGCAGGTGCATCTTGCGCTAAGCCCGATTACCCAAGCGCCTCAAGGCGCATGGAGGAGGAAGGGACCGTCACGCTTAAGTTTTTGATTGGCATCGACGGCAAAGTACTCCAAGCCGAGATTGAAAAATCATCCGGCTTCACACGCTTAGACGAAGCCGCTCGCAATGCGCTGTCGAAATGCCAGTTCCGCCCCGGCACGGTGGACGGCAAGCCTGAGCAAAGCTGGGCCAGCATCAAATACACCTGGCGCTTGGAATAA
- a CDS encoding MotA/TolQ/ExbB proton channel family protein translates to MLQHIFTRAAAALSTLVFSASVMAEEVVENPYGLSALWAQGDVVAKATLLILVIMSMGSWYVIFTKLAEQNRVMRYAQTAQNNFWNAGNVRQGADGLEEDSPFRFIAEKGLEGASKHTGLLGSINFNDWVTMSIQRAMNNVQSRMQDGLAVLATVGSTAPFVGLFGTVWGIYNALVKIGMSGQASIDKVAGPVGESLIMTAIGLAVAVPAVLGYNWLVRRNKVAMEEVHAFGADLHAVLLGSAQK, encoded by the coding sequence ATGTTGCAACACATCTTCACACGCGCCGCTGCGGCACTCTCAACACTGGTATTTAGCGCCAGCGTCATGGCTGAAGAAGTCGTTGAGAACCCCTACGGCTTGTCCGCTCTGTGGGCGCAAGGCGATGTGGTAGCCAAGGCCACGCTGCTGATTTTGGTCATCATGAGCATGGGCAGCTGGTATGTGATCTTCACCAAACTGGCCGAGCAAAACCGCGTGATGCGTTATGCCCAAACAGCGCAAAACAATTTTTGGAACGCAGGCAATGTACGCCAAGGTGCAGACGGTTTGGAAGAGGACAGCCCGTTTCGCTTCATCGCCGAAAAGGGCTTGGAAGGTGCGAGCAAGCACACGGGTTTGCTTGGCAGCATTAACTTCAACGACTGGGTGACCATGAGCATCCAACGCGCCATGAACAATGTGCAAAGCCGCATGCAGGATGGCTTGGCAGTGTTGGCGACTGTCGGTTCAACAGCGCCCTTTGTTGGTTTGTTCGGCACGGTCTGGGGCATTTACAACGCGCTGGTGAAGATTGGCATGTCAGGCCAAGCCAGCATCGACAAAGTGGCAGGCCCTGTGGGCGAATCGCTCATCATGACCGCCATTGGTTTGGCCGTGGCTGTGCCTGCGGTGTTGGGCTACAACTGGCTGGTGCGTCGTAACAAAGTGGCGATGGAAGAAGTGCATGCCTTTGGCGCTGACTTGCATGCGGTGTTGTTGGGTTCGGCTCAGAAATAA
- a CDS encoding biopolymer transporter ExbD translates to MAMNLGPSEGDDELLTTINTTPLVDVMLVLLIIFLITIPVVTTSVKVELPHEVQQPRETKPDNIILSVNAQGQAYLYDAPVRSNADLIKQLQSFAEKTPQPEVQIRGDAKTDFEAVGRVLYAAQVAGLTKVRFVTDPQGAATQAPQGK, encoded by the coding sequence ATGGCCATGAACCTCGGCCCCAGTGAGGGCGACGATGAATTGCTAACCACCATCAACACCACGCCTTTGGTGGATGTGATGCTGGTGCTGCTCATCATTTTTCTCATCACCATTCCGGTAGTGACCACCTCTGTCAAAGTGGAACTGCCACACGAGGTGCAACAGCCACGTGAAACAAAGCCCGACAACATCATCTTGTCGGTCAATGCGCAAGGCCAAGCCTATTTGTATGACGCACCGGTGCGCAGCAATGCGGACTTGATCAAGCAGCTGCAAAGCTTTGCCGAGAAAACGCCGCAGCCCGAAGTGCAAATTCGCGGTGACGCCAAAACCGACTTTGAAGCGGTAGGCCGTGTGCTGTATGCCGCACAAGTAGCGGGCTTGACCAAGGTGAGGTTTGTCACCGACCCGCAAGGGGCTGCCACACAAGCGCCGCAAGGGAAATAA
- a CDS encoding biopolymer transporter ExbD translates to MAMNLPSLTNGQDEPEVMMDINTTPLIDVMLVLLIMLIITIPVQLHSVNLDMPQSATPQTKKPNVVRIEVDARSVVNWNGKPLADRAALDALLLEAKAQEPQPELHIKAQGKAKYEAVAGVLASAQRQGLTKIGIVGTEQFAAP, encoded by the coding sequence ATGGCGATGAACCTGCCCTCTTTGACCAACGGCCAAGACGAACCCGAAGTGATGATGGACATCAACACCACGCCGTTGATCGACGTGATGTTGGTGTTGCTGATCATGCTCATCATCACCATCCCCGTGCAGCTGCATTCGGTCAACCTCGACATGCCGCAAAGCGCCACACCGCAAACCAAAAAGCCCAATGTGGTTCGCATCGAAGTGGATGCACGCAGCGTGGTCAACTGGAACGGCAAGCCTTTGGCTGACCGTGCCGCACTCGACGCTTTGTTGCTAGAAGCCAAAGCCCAAGAGCCGCAACCCGAGCTGCACATCAAAGCGCAAGGTAAAGCCAAATACGAAGCGGTCGCCGGTGTGTTGGCCAGTGCGCAACGCCAAGGCCTGACCAAGATTGGCATTGTGGGCACGGAGCAATTTGCTGCGCCTTAA
- a CDS encoding CaiB/BaiF CoA-transferase family protein: MPSMKNPATPSTTQTPLDGLRVVELGQLIAGPFAAKTLADFGADVVKIETPKTGDPLRKWRLLKDGTSVWWQVQSRNKRSVALDLKDNEAQDIVRQLVKDADVLIENFRPGAMEGWGLGPDDLLALNPRLIMLRISGYGQTGPYRDKPGFGVVAEAMSGLRHLTAEPGRVPVRVGVSIGDTLASLHGVIGILMALHEREKSGQGQVIDVALYEAVFNCMESLLPEYSAFGAVREAAGSALPGIAPSNAYRCKDEGYVLIAGNGDSIFKRLMHTMGRDDLGNDPALSDNAGRVQRVAEIDAAIGMWTAQLTVAQVLEALDKADVPAGRIYTVADIAADPHYQARGMIQQVQMDDGTSLAVPGIIPKLSRTPGSHRRNAPTIGQDTDAVLHEIGLSAEQIQALKDKGIVA; the protein is encoded by the coding sequence ATGCCAAGCATGAAAAATCCAGCGACTCCAAGCACAACTCAAACCCCTCTTGACGGCCTGCGCGTGGTCGAACTCGGCCAGCTCATCGCAGGACCTTTTGCCGCCAAAACACTGGCCGACTTTGGTGCCGATGTGGTGAAGATTGAAACACCCAAAACAGGCGACCCGCTGCGCAAATGGCGCTTGCTCAAAGATGGCACATCGGTGTGGTGGCAAGTGCAGTCGCGCAACAAGCGCTCGGTGGCGTTGGACCTCAAAGACAATGAAGCCCAAGACATCGTGCGTCAACTCGTCAAAGACGCGGATGTGTTGATCGAGAACTTTCGCCCAGGCGCGATGGAAGGCTGGGGCCTCGGCCCCGATGATTTGTTGGCTCTCAACCCGCGCCTCATCATGTTGCGCATCAGTGGCTATGGGCAAACTGGGCCGTATCGCGACAAGCCAGGCTTTGGCGTGGTGGCTGAGGCCATGAGTGGTTTGCGCCACCTCACCGCCGAGCCAGGGCGTGTGCCTGTGCGCGTGGGGGTGAGCATTGGCGATACGCTGGCGTCGTTGCATGGCGTGATTGGCATTTTGATGGCCTTGCACGAGCGCGAGAAAAGCGGACAAGGCCAAGTGATTGACGTGGCTTTGTACGAAGCCGTCTTCAACTGCATGGAAAGTTTGCTGCCTGAGTACAGCGCGTTTGGCGCGGTGCGCGAAGCTGCGGGCAGCGCCTTGCCTGGCATCGCACCTAGCAATGCCTACCGCTGCAAAGACGAGGGCTACGTGTTGATTGCGGGCAATGGCGACAGCATCTTCAAACGCCTCATGCACACCATGGGCCGCGATGATTTGGGCAACGACCCAGCACTAAGTGACAACGCCGGGCGCGTCCAGCGTGTGGCCGAGATTGATGCTGCGATTGGCATGTGGACCGCGCAACTGACTGTGGCACAAGTGCTGGAGGCTTTGGATAAAGCCGACGTGCCCGCAGGCCGTATCTACACCGTGGCCGACATTGCGGCTGACCCGCACTACCAAGCACGCGGCATGATTCAACAGGTGCAGATGGATGACGGCACATCATTGGCGGTGCCCGGCATCATTCCGAAACTATCACGCACACCCGGCAGCCACCGCCGCAACGCGCCCACCATTGGGCAAGACACAGATGCCGTGTTGCATGAAATTGGGTTGAGTGCTGAGCAGATTCAAGCGCTCAAAGACAAAGGCATCGTGGCCTAA
- a CDS encoding carbohydrate porin: MEDTSARYQLTYNWQHHDSFRASYSGANSLSSQSEQMYTFSTTAHWGFRPWQDGELYFNPEVAAGVPFSGNLVGLGGFTNGEITRAGGSTPKLYRQRLFLRQTWNHGGEQEQIEPDFNQMAGLVDKNRFVLTAGNFSTLDVFDDNAYAKDPRTQFMNWGNWTYASYDYAADARGFGWGFAGEWYQDNWVLRFGRMTGPKTPNGLPVDFAIGKHYGDQVEIERGHILADQPGKVRVLAWRNRAQLASFSDATHGLQTQYGVQTTPQALVDVRGGEKIKYGLGVNIEQAINTSVGFFLRAMKADGKTETYAFTEADGSLSTGLVFKGGLWGRADDAVGVAFMHNTLSPERRGFLAAGGMSYFIGDAASTTQTLSYKPEQILEAFYSFQMTRGTWLTTDYQRIQNPAYNADRGPVNVYALRFHAEF, encoded by the coding sequence ATGGAAGACACCAGCGCTCGCTATCAGCTGACCTACAACTGGCAGCACCACGATTCATTTCGCGCGTCATATTCGGGTGCTAACAGTTTGTCTTCTCAAAGCGAGCAGATGTACACCTTCAGCACCACCGCACACTGGGGCTTTCGCCCATGGCAAGACGGTGAGCTGTATTTCAACCCAGAGGTGGCAGCAGGCGTGCCGTTCTCGGGTAATTTGGTGGGCCTAGGCGGCTTCACCAATGGCGAGATCACCCGTGCGGGCGGTAGCACGCCCAAGTTGTACCGCCAGCGACTGTTCTTGCGACAAACTTGGAACCACGGCGGCGAACAAGAGCAGATCGAGCCCGATTTCAACCAAATGGCAGGGCTAGTCGACAAAAACCGCTTTGTGTTGACGGCGGGTAACTTTTCTACGCTCGACGTGTTTGACGACAACGCCTATGCCAAAGACCCACGCACCCAGTTCATGAACTGGGGTAACTGGACGTATGCCTCCTACGACTATGCAGCGGATGCGCGTGGTTTTGGCTGGGGTTTTGCGGGCGAGTGGTACCAAGACAACTGGGTGCTGCGCTTTGGCCGCATGACCGGCCCTAAAACCCCCAATGGGTTGCCTGTGGACTTTGCCATTGGCAAACACTATGGTGACCAAGTAGAAATTGAACGCGGCCACATATTGGCTGATCAGCCAGGCAAGGTGCGTGTGTTGGCGTGGCGCAACCGCGCGCAATTGGCGAGCTTCAGCGACGCAACGCATGGGTTGCAAACACAATATGGCGTGCAGACCACACCGCAAGCTTTGGTCGATGTGCGTGGTGGCGAAAAAATCAAGTACGGCTTGGGCGTCAACATCGAGCAAGCGATCAACACCAGCGTGGGCTTTTTCTTGCGCGCCATGAAGGCCGATGGCAAAACCGAAACCTACGCCTTCACCGAAGCCGATGGCTCACTCTCAACGGGTTTGGTTTTCAAAGGCGGGTTGTGGGGCCGAGCTGACGATGCAGTGGGTGTTGCCTTCATGCACAACACCTTGTCGCCCGAGCGTCGTGGTTTCTTGGCGGCTGGCGGCATGTCGTATTTCATTGGTGACGCTGCCAGCACCACGCAAACGCTGAGCTACAAACCAGAGCAAATTTTGGAAGCCTTCTACAGTTTTCAAATGACGCGCGGCACGTGGCTCACCACCGACTACCAACGCATCCAAAACCCTGCATATAACGCGGACCGTGGGCCGGTCAATGTGTATGCGCTGCGCTTTCACGCTGAGTTCTAA
- a CDS encoding porin: MKKNVALALAIGTIAVSVQAQSNTIKTAGNWEFYGRAHLALENQDDGSKYKQTNLSSNSSRLGLRGDKSFGDLKGIWQIESEIQFNRTEAVAGTAPTTQAADKAGTNTFASRDTFAGVEGSFGQVKVGKFDTPMKVARAAADLFGDQLGDMRNITRAGAKFDERPNNIIQYQSPDMSGVRLALAYSPQSTGVADVNTTTGVVKETAMTSMSVTYNSGDMSAALAQESYQKDHADGKRDAVRLALSYKLMNDLKLVGFFQDASYMKAANDDQGSKVTGFGAEYQIIPNHTVLRAHVMDRKANKANSDSKMTAIGIDRIISKELRFYANYAMVTNGSAAKVAPWSEGKADGSKVTPSASGTETKGFALGMRYDF, encoded by the coding sequence GTGAAAAAAAATGTAGCTTTGGCTTTGGCTATCGGCACGATCGCCGTATCAGTACAAGCACAATCGAACACCATCAAAACTGCTGGTAATTGGGAGTTTTATGGACGTGCGCACCTCGCCTTGGAAAATCAAGATGATGGCAGCAAATACAAACAAACCAACTTGTCTAGTAACTCGTCTCGCTTAGGTTTGCGTGGCGACAAAAGCTTTGGCGATTTGAAAGGCATCTGGCAAATTGAATCAGAAATTCAATTCAACCGCACAGAAGCTGTTGCTGGCACAGCACCTACAACCCAAGCAGCTGACAAAGCCGGAACGAATACATTTGCCTCTCGTGACACTTTCGCTGGTGTTGAAGGCAGCTTTGGTCAAGTCAAAGTAGGTAAATTTGACACCCCAATGAAAGTGGCCCGAGCAGCTGCAGACTTGTTTGGTGACCAATTGGGTGACATGCGCAACATCACTCGCGCAGGTGCGAAATTTGATGAACGTCCCAACAACATCATCCAATATCAATCGCCTGATATGAGTGGTGTGCGTTTGGCTTTAGCCTACTCACCGCAATCCACGGGTGTCGCAGACGTGAACACAACAACAGGCGTAGTTAAAGAGACTGCGATGACCAGCATGTCCGTTACCTACAACTCAGGCGATATGTCAGCTGCTCTGGCACAAGAAAGCTATCAAAAAGATCATGCAGATGGGAAACGTGATGCCGTACGCTTGGCCTTGTCATATAAGTTGATGAATGACCTCAAATTGGTCGGATTCTTCCAAGACGCTTCATACATGAAAGCTGCAAACGATGACCAAGGCAGCAAAGTGACAGGGTTTGGTGCTGAATATCAAATTATTCCTAATCACACAGTATTGCGTGCACATGTCATGGATCGCAAAGCCAACAAGGCTAACTCTGACTCAAAGATGACAGCCATCGGTATCGACCGCATCATCAGCAAAGAACTCCGCTTCTATGCGAACTACGCCATGGTGACAAACGGCTCTGCAGCAAAAGTTGCCCCTTGGTCTGAGGGTAAAGCAGATGGAAGCAAGGTAACTCCAAGTGCTAGTGGAACAGAGACAAAAGGCTTTGCTTTAGGGATGCGCTACGACTTCTAA